From Diospyros lotus cultivar Yz01 chromosome 4, ASM1463336v1, whole genome shotgun sequence, a single genomic window includes:
- the LOC127799041 gene encoding TMV resistance protein N-like isoform X2, whose protein sequence is MASTSTQLHDGASLPPGFSSWKHDVFLSFRGKDTRNGFVDHLYSVLVEKVIFPYKDDPKLEKGESILLALQKAIEESRLAVVVFSENYASSKWCLKELVMILECKKKRGLTVLPVFYKINPSDFREQKGRVGEAFAEHERDSSEEVQRWRNALIEAAEDCGWHYTHGPEAKFVKDIAIHILNILGYNGLSVPEDVFGLPPRIENVMSLLDLDDSRIVGIVGIWGMGGIGKTTIARAVYHQIRPRFHASCYLPNVREAANKQGLESLQLSLLSGLSLVTESEIKISSIDFPRTIGSRFRCKRVLVVLDDVDHSDQLDALVGRLDWFGSGSRIIITTRDSHLLVKYGDAEKIVYNVEGLNDKEASKLFCCKAFKNNQPTPGFERLIKSAVDYAKGIPLALKVLGSYLVGKKVNEWWSAIHRLRQEPLKDIQEVLKLSYEGLGDEEKEILLDIACFFKRYSKKSYTVENILNACGFHVDIGIRTLEDKALVTKRDNKIGMHDLIQEMGQHIVYEECPKEPGKRSKLFNYKDIYDTLTKKTGTKAVDAIILDSVILDSHKTEEIFLCADSFLKMINLRMLKLSNVQLLNGLDYLSNDLRLLDWAGYPLKYLPSNFRPNNLAILKMLRSCLEQPWNGIICLDKLKYVDLSYSLHMIKSPDFKRAANLEKLILEGCAKLVEIPSIDAIKGLTLLNLEGCKSLKALPTGCWLKSLKQLVLSGCSELKNVSEVLKFTKCLTDLDLDGTCVKELPVEHLSKLQFISLRDCKELTSLPSGICRLKLLASLIVSGCSKLSKLPEDLGDLERLQELRADFTAIKQPPSSIKRLKELRVLSFLGCKECQDPMGFELPALSGLHSLLLLDLRNQNFSKGVLPDDLGSLSSLQCLYLSGTNIISLPTSIRRLGRLHTLELMDCKELKSLPNLPKNIYSINGVGDFKCTIVVPGTEIPEEFGSQNNMGHYYVRIQPKADWYLRLKGFVVCAVFEAKAPPIEAEVRVECYGMRNGDVVYATDILISRFQFQSNHILLDCIALGEDINHLKAWTEIIFYFKSCSPEMFAPVKCAVHMEYENHESVGLRKRSHRDYDNKADTKEQLNPKRLRDVAGQRRDSQFELSEISIQNIRDSATELGIIRDVSRSNPELGRNSFWPVWTDGRMEAVAFDHPCCRTIY, encoded by the exons ATGGCATCCACCAGCACCCAATTGCACGACGGAGCTTCTCTCCCTCCTGGGTTTAGTTCCTGGAAACACGACGTCTTCTTGAGCTTCAGAGGCAAAGACACCCGCAACGGCTTCGTTGACCATCTCTATTCTGTTCTCGTTGAGAAGGTCATTTTCCCGTACAAGGATGATCCGAAGCTCGAGAAAGGTGAATCGATTTTGCTGGCACTCCAGAAAGCCATCGAAGAGTCGAGGCTTGCCGTGGTTGTTTTCTCCGAGAACTACGCTTCTTCCAAGTGGTGCTTGAAGGAACTCGTTATGATCCTCGAGTGCAAGAAGAAGAGGGGACTCACCGTTTTGCCCGTGTTCTATAAAATAAATCCCTCGGATTTTCGGGAACAAAAAGGGAGAGTTGGAGAAGCATTCGCCGAACACGAGCGAGATTCCAGCGAAGAGGTGCAGAGATGGAGGAATGCTCTAATCGAAGCGGCTGAAGATTGTGGGTGGCATTATACACACGG GCCTGAAGCAAAGTTTGTCAAAGACATTGCCATTCATATTCTAAACATACTGGGATATAATGGTTTAAGCGTTCCTGAAGATGTTTTTGGATTGCCTCCTCGTATAGAAAACGTGATGTCACTATTGGATTTGGATGATTCACGTATAGTAGGGATAGTAGGGATATGGGGAATGGGTGGTATAGGAAAGACTACTATTGCCCGGGCTGTCTATCACCAAATTCGTCCTCGGTTTCATGCCAGTTGCTACCTTCCGAATGTCAGAGAAGCTGCTAATAAGCAGGGCTTGGAGTCATTGCAATTATCTCTTCTTTCTGGGCTCTCCTTGGTCACAGAAAGTGAGATAAAAATAAGCAGTATTGATTTTCCTAGGACAATAGGGAGCAGGTTTCGGTGTAAGAGGGTTCTTGTAGTCCTGGATGATGTAGACCATTCAGATCAGCTGGATGCCCTTGTTGGAAGACTTGATTGGTTTGGTTCAGGAAGCAGAATTATAATAACGACCAGAGACAGTCATTTACTTGTCAAATATGGGGATGCGGAGAAGATTGTCTACAACGTTGAGGGACTAAATGACAAGGAAGCTTCTAAGCTATTTTGTTGTAAAGCATTCAAGAACAACCAGCCAACGCCAGGTTTTGAGCGTCTCATAAAAAGTGCAGTTGATTACGCCAAAGGAATTCCACTTGCTCTTAAAGTTTTGGGCAGTTATCTAGTTGGCAAAAAGGTAAACGAATGGTGGAGTGCAATCCATAGATTGAGACAAGAGCCTCTTAAAGATATTCAGGAAGTGCTCAAATTAAGCTATGAAGGACTGGGGGATGAGGAGAAGGAAATTTTACTCGACATTGCCTGCTTCTTTAAACGGTATAGCAAGAAGTCCTACACAGTTGAGAATATACTGAATGCTTGTGGTTTTCACGTGGATATTGGAATAAGGACTCTTGAAGACAAGGCACTTGTAACCAAAAGAGACAATAAGATAGGCATGCACGATCTGATACAAGAAATGGGACAGCATATTGTTTATGAAGAATGCCCAAAAGAGCCCGGTAAAAGAAGCAAGTTGTTTAACTACAAAGACATCTACGATACACTCACAAAAAAAACT GGGACAAAAGCAGTGGACGCCATAATTTTGGATTCTGTAATTTTGGATTCTCATAAAACAGAAGAGATATTCTTGTGCGCTGATTCGTTTTTGAAGATGATCAATCTGCGAATGCTCAAGCTTAGTAATGTTCAGCTTCTTAATGGTCTCGACTACCTCTCCAATGATTTACGTCTTCTTGATTGGGCTGGATACCCTTTAAAATACCTGCCATCAAATTTTCGACCAAACAACCTTGCCATACTCAAAATGTTGAGGAGCTGCTTGGAACAACCTTGGAATGGAATAATT TGCCTAGACAAGTTGAAATATGTTGACCTCAGTTATTCATTACACATGATCAAGAGCCCAGATTTTAAACGGGCAGCAAATCTTGAGAAATTGATTCTTGAAGGTTGTGCGAAGTTGGTTGAGATCCCATCCATTGACGCCATCAAAGGGCTTACGCTCTTAAATTTGGAGGGCTGCAAATCTCTTAAGGCTCTTCCTACCGGCTGTTGGCTTAAATCCCTTAAACAACTTGTTCTTTCTGGTTGCTCAGAACTGAAAAATGTTTCTGAAGTCTTAAAGTTTACAAAATGCTTAACTGACCTTGATTTGGATGGGACTTGTGTAAAGGAACTGCCAGTTGAACATCTCAGCAAACTTCAATTCATTAGTCTGCGGGATTGCAAAGAACTTACAAGTCTTCCAAGTGGCATTTGTCGGTTGAAACTTCTTGCAAGTTTGATTGTTTCTGGCTGCTCAAAACTTAGCAAGTTGCCCGAGGACCTAGGAGATTTGGAAAGATTGCAGGAACTTCGTGCTGATTTTACTGCTATTAAGCAACCACCATCCTCGATTAAACGCCTGAAGGAGCTTAGGGTTTTGTCATTTTTGGGATGCAAGGAATGTCAAGATCCCATGGGTTTTGAGCTACCTGCTCTATCAGGCTTACACTCTTTGTTGTTACTAGATCTTCGTAACCAGAACTTCTCAAAAGGAGTTCTCCCAGATGACCTAGGCTCCTTATCCTCGTTGCAATGTTTATACCTTAGCGGTACCAACATTATTAGCTTGCCAACAAGCATCAGACGTCTTGGCCGGCTTCACACTCTTGAATTGATGGATTGCAAGGAGCTTAAAAGTTTGCCCAATCTCCCGAAAAATATCTATTCCATTAAT GGTGTTGGTGATTTCAAATGCACTATTGTTGTTCCTGGAACAGAGATTCCAGAGGAGTTTGGTTCTCAAAATAATATGGGGCATTATTATGTTCGAATCCAACCGAAGGCAGATTGGTATCTAAGGCTCAAGGGCTTTGTTGTATGTGCTGTTTTTGAAGCAAAGGCTCCTCCAATTGAAGCCGAAGTCCGTGTGGAATGTTACGGGATGCGCAATGGTGATGTAGTCTATGCCACGGATATCCTCATTAGCCGCTTCCAATTTCAGTCCAATCACATACTTTTGGATTGCATAGCACTTGGAGAAGATATAAATCATTTGAAAGCTTGGACTGAGatcatcttttattttaaaagttgtAGTCCTGAAATGTTTGCCCCAGTAAAATGCGCTGTGCATATGGAATATGAGAATCACGAAAGTGTTGGATTGAGAAAGAGAAGTCATCGTGACTATGACAACAAGGCAGACACAAAAGAACAGTTGAACCCTAAAAGGCTAAGAGACGTTGCGGGCCAACGGAGAGACTCTCAGTTTGAGCTATcagaaatttcaattcaaaatatACGAGATTCAGCAACTGAGTTGGGCATCATTCGCGATGTTTCAAGATCCAATCCTGAACTAGGGAGAAATTCATTCTGGCCAGTCTGGACTGATGGGAGGATGGAAGCTGTAGCATTCGATCATCCATGTTGTCGTACCATTTATTAA
- the LOC127799041 gene encoding TMV resistance protein N-like isoform X1, with protein MASTSTQLHDGASLPPGFSSWKHDVFLSFRGKDTRNGFVDHLYSVLVEKVIFPYKDDPKLEKGESILLALQKAIEESRLAVVVFSENYASSKWCLKELVMILECKKKRGLTVLPVFYKINPSDFREQKGRVGEAFAEHERDSSEEVQRWRNALIEAAEDCGWHYTHGPEAKFVKDIAIHILNILGYNGLSVPEDVFGLPPRIENVMSLLDLDDSRIVGIVGIWGMGGIGKTTIARAVYHQIRPRFHASCYLPNVREAANKQGLESLQLSLLSGLSLVTESEIKISSIDFPRTIGSRFRCKRVLVVLDDVDHSDQLDALVGRLDWFGSGSRIIITTRDSHLLVKYGDAEKIVYNVEGLNDKEASKLFCCKAFKNNQPTPGFERLIKSAVDYAKGIPLALKVLGSYLVGKKVNEWWSAIHRLRQEPLKDIQEVLKLSYEGLGDEEKEILLDIACFFKRYSKKSYTVENILNACGFHVDIGIRTLEDKALVTKRDNKIGMHDLIQEMGQHIVYEECPKEPGKRSKLFNYKDIYDTLTKKTGTKAVDAIILDSVILDSHKTEEIFLCADSFLKMINLRMLKLSNVQLLNGLDYLSNDLRLLDWAGYPLKYLPSNFRPNNLAILKMLRSCLEQPWNGIICLDKLKYVDLSYSLHMIKSPDFKRAANLEKLILEGCAKLVEIPSIDAIKGLTLLNLEGCKSLKALPTGCWLKSLKQLVLSGCSELKNVSEVLKFTKCLTDLDLDGTCVKELPVEHLSKLQFISLRDCKELTSLPSGICRLKLLASLIVSGCSKLSKLPEDLGDLERLQELRADFTAIKQPPSSIKRLKELRVLSFLGCKECQDPMGFELPALSGLHSLLLLDLRNQNFSKGVLPDDLGSLSSLQCLYLSGTNIISLPTSIRRLGRLHTLELMDCKELKSLPNLPKNIYSINVSGCTSLETLQDQSTLPGNLAWVILMHCDTLVKNRPGLPLELFRNYLKGVGDFKCTIVVPGTEIPEEFGSQNNMGHYYVRIQPKADWYLRLKGFVVCAVFEAKAPPIEAEVRVECYGMRNGDVVYATDILISRFQFQSNHILLDCIALGEDINHLKAWTEIIFYFKSCSPEMFAPVKCAVHMEYENHESVGLRKRSHRDYDNKADTKEQLNPKRLRDVAGQRRDSQFELSEISIQNIRDSATELGIIRDVSRSNPELGRNSFWPVWTDGRMEAVAFDHPCCRTIY; from the exons ATGGCATCCACCAGCACCCAATTGCACGACGGAGCTTCTCTCCCTCCTGGGTTTAGTTCCTGGAAACACGACGTCTTCTTGAGCTTCAGAGGCAAAGACACCCGCAACGGCTTCGTTGACCATCTCTATTCTGTTCTCGTTGAGAAGGTCATTTTCCCGTACAAGGATGATCCGAAGCTCGAGAAAGGTGAATCGATTTTGCTGGCACTCCAGAAAGCCATCGAAGAGTCGAGGCTTGCCGTGGTTGTTTTCTCCGAGAACTACGCTTCTTCCAAGTGGTGCTTGAAGGAACTCGTTATGATCCTCGAGTGCAAGAAGAAGAGGGGACTCACCGTTTTGCCCGTGTTCTATAAAATAAATCCCTCGGATTTTCGGGAACAAAAAGGGAGAGTTGGAGAAGCATTCGCCGAACACGAGCGAGATTCCAGCGAAGAGGTGCAGAGATGGAGGAATGCTCTAATCGAAGCGGCTGAAGATTGTGGGTGGCATTATACACACGG GCCTGAAGCAAAGTTTGTCAAAGACATTGCCATTCATATTCTAAACATACTGGGATATAATGGTTTAAGCGTTCCTGAAGATGTTTTTGGATTGCCTCCTCGTATAGAAAACGTGATGTCACTATTGGATTTGGATGATTCACGTATAGTAGGGATAGTAGGGATATGGGGAATGGGTGGTATAGGAAAGACTACTATTGCCCGGGCTGTCTATCACCAAATTCGTCCTCGGTTTCATGCCAGTTGCTACCTTCCGAATGTCAGAGAAGCTGCTAATAAGCAGGGCTTGGAGTCATTGCAATTATCTCTTCTTTCTGGGCTCTCCTTGGTCACAGAAAGTGAGATAAAAATAAGCAGTATTGATTTTCCTAGGACAATAGGGAGCAGGTTTCGGTGTAAGAGGGTTCTTGTAGTCCTGGATGATGTAGACCATTCAGATCAGCTGGATGCCCTTGTTGGAAGACTTGATTGGTTTGGTTCAGGAAGCAGAATTATAATAACGACCAGAGACAGTCATTTACTTGTCAAATATGGGGATGCGGAGAAGATTGTCTACAACGTTGAGGGACTAAATGACAAGGAAGCTTCTAAGCTATTTTGTTGTAAAGCATTCAAGAACAACCAGCCAACGCCAGGTTTTGAGCGTCTCATAAAAAGTGCAGTTGATTACGCCAAAGGAATTCCACTTGCTCTTAAAGTTTTGGGCAGTTATCTAGTTGGCAAAAAGGTAAACGAATGGTGGAGTGCAATCCATAGATTGAGACAAGAGCCTCTTAAAGATATTCAGGAAGTGCTCAAATTAAGCTATGAAGGACTGGGGGATGAGGAGAAGGAAATTTTACTCGACATTGCCTGCTTCTTTAAACGGTATAGCAAGAAGTCCTACACAGTTGAGAATATACTGAATGCTTGTGGTTTTCACGTGGATATTGGAATAAGGACTCTTGAAGACAAGGCACTTGTAACCAAAAGAGACAATAAGATAGGCATGCACGATCTGATACAAGAAATGGGACAGCATATTGTTTATGAAGAATGCCCAAAAGAGCCCGGTAAAAGAAGCAAGTTGTTTAACTACAAAGACATCTACGATACACTCACAAAAAAAACT GGGACAAAAGCAGTGGACGCCATAATTTTGGATTCTGTAATTTTGGATTCTCATAAAACAGAAGAGATATTCTTGTGCGCTGATTCGTTTTTGAAGATGATCAATCTGCGAATGCTCAAGCTTAGTAATGTTCAGCTTCTTAATGGTCTCGACTACCTCTCCAATGATTTACGTCTTCTTGATTGGGCTGGATACCCTTTAAAATACCTGCCATCAAATTTTCGACCAAACAACCTTGCCATACTCAAAATGTTGAGGAGCTGCTTGGAACAACCTTGGAATGGAATAATT TGCCTAGACAAGTTGAAATATGTTGACCTCAGTTATTCATTACACATGATCAAGAGCCCAGATTTTAAACGGGCAGCAAATCTTGAGAAATTGATTCTTGAAGGTTGTGCGAAGTTGGTTGAGATCCCATCCATTGACGCCATCAAAGGGCTTACGCTCTTAAATTTGGAGGGCTGCAAATCTCTTAAGGCTCTTCCTACCGGCTGTTGGCTTAAATCCCTTAAACAACTTGTTCTTTCTGGTTGCTCAGAACTGAAAAATGTTTCTGAAGTCTTAAAGTTTACAAAATGCTTAACTGACCTTGATTTGGATGGGACTTGTGTAAAGGAACTGCCAGTTGAACATCTCAGCAAACTTCAATTCATTAGTCTGCGGGATTGCAAAGAACTTACAAGTCTTCCAAGTGGCATTTGTCGGTTGAAACTTCTTGCAAGTTTGATTGTTTCTGGCTGCTCAAAACTTAGCAAGTTGCCCGAGGACCTAGGAGATTTGGAAAGATTGCAGGAACTTCGTGCTGATTTTACTGCTATTAAGCAACCACCATCCTCGATTAAACGCCTGAAGGAGCTTAGGGTTTTGTCATTTTTGGGATGCAAGGAATGTCAAGATCCCATGGGTTTTGAGCTACCTGCTCTATCAGGCTTACACTCTTTGTTGTTACTAGATCTTCGTAACCAGAACTTCTCAAAAGGAGTTCTCCCAGATGACCTAGGCTCCTTATCCTCGTTGCAATGTTTATACCTTAGCGGTACCAACATTATTAGCTTGCCAACAAGCATCAGACGTCTTGGCCGGCTTCACACTCTTGAATTGATGGATTGCAAGGAGCTTAAAAGTTTGCCCAATCTCCCGAAAAATATCTATTCCATTAATGTAAGTGGATGCACATCATTAGAAACATTGCAGGATCAATCTACATTGCCTGGAAACCTTGCGTGGGTCATTTTAATGCATTGTGATACACTAGTAAAGAATCGGCCGGGCCTCCCCCTTGAACTTTTCAGAAATTATCTGAAg GGTGTTGGTGATTTCAAATGCACTATTGTTGTTCCTGGAACAGAGATTCCAGAGGAGTTTGGTTCTCAAAATAATATGGGGCATTATTATGTTCGAATCCAACCGAAGGCAGATTGGTATCTAAGGCTCAAGGGCTTTGTTGTATGTGCTGTTTTTGAAGCAAAGGCTCCTCCAATTGAAGCCGAAGTCCGTGTGGAATGTTACGGGATGCGCAATGGTGATGTAGTCTATGCCACGGATATCCTCATTAGCCGCTTCCAATTTCAGTCCAATCACATACTTTTGGATTGCATAGCACTTGGAGAAGATATAAATCATTTGAAAGCTTGGACTGAGatcatcttttattttaaaagttgtAGTCCTGAAATGTTTGCCCCAGTAAAATGCGCTGTGCATATGGAATATGAGAATCACGAAAGTGTTGGATTGAGAAAGAGAAGTCATCGTGACTATGACAACAAGGCAGACACAAAAGAACAGTTGAACCCTAAAAGGCTAAGAGACGTTGCGGGCCAACGGAGAGACTCTCAGTTTGAGCTATcagaaatttcaattcaaaatatACGAGATTCAGCAACTGAGTTGGGCATCATTCGCGATGTTTCAAGATCCAATCCTGAACTAGGGAGAAATTCATTCTGGCCAGTCTGGACTGATGGGAGGATGGAAGCTGTAGCATTCGATCATCCATGTTGTCGTACCATTTATTAA
- the LOC127799041 gene encoding TMV resistance protein N-like isoform X3 encodes MASTSTQLHDGASLPPGFSSWKHDVFLSFRGKDTRNGFVDHLYSVLVEKVIFPYKDDPKLEKGESILLALQKAIEESRLAVVVFSENYASSKWCLKELVMILECKKKRGLTVLPVFYKINPSDFREQKGRVGEAFAEHERDSSEEVQRWRNALIEAAEDCGWHYTHGPEAKFVKDIAIHILNILGYNGLSVPEDVFGLPPRIENVMSLLDLDDSRIVGIVGIWGMGGIGKTTIARAVYHQIRPRFHASCYLPNVREAANKQGLESLQLSLLSGLSLVTESEIKISSIDFPRTIGSRFRCKRVLVVLDDVDHSDQLDALVGRLDWFGSGSRIIITTRDSHLLVKYGDAEKIVYNVEGLNDKEASKLFCCKAFKNNQPTPGFERLIKSAVDYAKGIPLALKVLGSYLVGKKVNEWWSAIHRLRQEPLKDIQEVLKLSYEGLGDEEKEILLDIACFFKRYSKKSYTVENILNACGFHVDIGIRTLEDKALVTKRDNKIGMHDLIQEMGQHIVYEECPKEPGKRSKLFNYKDIYDTLTKKTCLDKLKYVDLSYSLHMIKSPDFKRAANLEKLILEGCAKLVEIPSIDAIKGLTLLNLEGCKSLKALPTGCWLKSLKQLVLSGCSELKNVSEVLKFTKCLTDLDLDGTCVKELPVEHLSKLQFISLRDCKELTSLPSGICRLKLLASLIVSGCSKLSKLPEDLGDLERLQELRADFTAIKQPPSSIKRLKELRVLSFLGCKECQDPMGFELPALSGLHSLLLLDLRNQNFSKGVLPDDLGSLSSLQCLYLSGTNIISLPTSIRRLGRLHTLELMDCKELKSLPNLPKNIYSINVSGCTSLETLQDQSTLPGNLAWVILMHCDTLVKNRPGLPLELFRNYLKGVGDFKCTIVVPGTEIPEEFGSQNNMGHYYVRIQPKADWYLRLKGFVVCAVFEAKAPPIEAEVRVECYGMRNGDVVYATDILISRFQFQSNHILLDCIALGEDINHLKAWTEIIFYFKSCSPEMFAPVKCAVHMEYENHESVGLRKRSHRDYDNKADTKEQLNPKRLRDVAGQRRDSQFELSEISIQNIRDSATELGIIRDVSRSNPELGRNSFWPVWTDGRMEAVAFDHPCCRTIY; translated from the exons ATGGCATCCACCAGCACCCAATTGCACGACGGAGCTTCTCTCCCTCCTGGGTTTAGTTCCTGGAAACACGACGTCTTCTTGAGCTTCAGAGGCAAAGACACCCGCAACGGCTTCGTTGACCATCTCTATTCTGTTCTCGTTGAGAAGGTCATTTTCCCGTACAAGGATGATCCGAAGCTCGAGAAAGGTGAATCGATTTTGCTGGCACTCCAGAAAGCCATCGAAGAGTCGAGGCTTGCCGTGGTTGTTTTCTCCGAGAACTACGCTTCTTCCAAGTGGTGCTTGAAGGAACTCGTTATGATCCTCGAGTGCAAGAAGAAGAGGGGACTCACCGTTTTGCCCGTGTTCTATAAAATAAATCCCTCGGATTTTCGGGAACAAAAAGGGAGAGTTGGAGAAGCATTCGCCGAACACGAGCGAGATTCCAGCGAAGAGGTGCAGAGATGGAGGAATGCTCTAATCGAAGCGGCTGAAGATTGTGGGTGGCATTATACACACGG GCCTGAAGCAAAGTTTGTCAAAGACATTGCCATTCATATTCTAAACATACTGGGATATAATGGTTTAAGCGTTCCTGAAGATGTTTTTGGATTGCCTCCTCGTATAGAAAACGTGATGTCACTATTGGATTTGGATGATTCACGTATAGTAGGGATAGTAGGGATATGGGGAATGGGTGGTATAGGAAAGACTACTATTGCCCGGGCTGTCTATCACCAAATTCGTCCTCGGTTTCATGCCAGTTGCTACCTTCCGAATGTCAGAGAAGCTGCTAATAAGCAGGGCTTGGAGTCATTGCAATTATCTCTTCTTTCTGGGCTCTCCTTGGTCACAGAAAGTGAGATAAAAATAAGCAGTATTGATTTTCCTAGGACAATAGGGAGCAGGTTTCGGTGTAAGAGGGTTCTTGTAGTCCTGGATGATGTAGACCATTCAGATCAGCTGGATGCCCTTGTTGGAAGACTTGATTGGTTTGGTTCAGGAAGCAGAATTATAATAACGACCAGAGACAGTCATTTACTTGTCAAATATGGGGATGCGGAGAAGATTGTCTACAACGTTGAGGGACTAAATGACAAGGAAGCTTCTAAGCTATTTTGTTGTAAAGCATTCAAGAACAACCAGCCAACGCCAGGTTTTGAGCGTCTCATAAAAAGTGCAGTTGATTACGCCAAAGGAATTCCACTTGCTCTTAAAGTTTTGGGCAGTTATCTAGTTGGCAAAAAGGTAAACGAATGGTGGAGTGCAATCCATAGATTGAGACAAGAGCCTCTTAAAGATATTCAGGAAGTGCTCAAATTAAGCTATGAAGGACTGGGGGATGAGGAGAAGGAAATTTTACTCGACATTGCCTGCTTCTTTAAACGGTATAGCAAGAAGTCCTACACAGTTGAGAATATACTGAATGCTTGTGGTTTTCACGTGGATATTGGAATAAGGACTCTTGAAGACAAGGCACTTGTAACCAAAAGAGACAATAAGATAGGCATGCACGATCTGATACAAGAAATGGGACAGCATATTGTTTATGAAGAATGCCCAAAAGAGCCCGGTAAAAGAAGCAAGTTGTTTAACTACAAAGACATCTACGATACACTCACAAAAAAAACT TGCCTAGACAAGTTGAAATATGTTGACCTCAGTTATTCATTACACATGATCAAGAGCCCAGATTTTAAACGGGCAGCAAATCTTGAGAAATTGATTCTTGAAGGTTGTGCGAAGTTGGTTGAGATCCCATCCATTGACGCCATCAAAGGGCTTACGCTCTTAAATTTGGAGGGCTGCAAATCTCTTAAGGCTCTTCCTACCGGCTGTTGGCTTAAATCCCTTAAACAACTTGTTCTTTCTGGTTGCTCAGAACTGAAAAATGTTTCTGAAGTCTTAAAGTTTACAAAATGCTTAACTGACCTTGATTTGGATGGGACTTGTGTAAAGGAACTGCCAGTTGAACATCTCAGCAAACTTCAATTCATTAGTCTGCGGGATTGCAAAGAACTTACAAGTCTTCCAAGTGGCATTTGTCGGTTGAAACTTCTTGCAAGTTTGATTGTTTCTGGCTGCTCAAAACTTAGCAAGTTGCCCGAGGACCTAGGAGATTTGGAAAGATTGCAGGAACTTCGTGCTGATTTTACTGCTATTAAGCAACCACCATCCTCGATTAAACGCCTGAAGGAGCTTAGGGTTTTGTCATTTTTGGGATGCAAGGAATGTCAAGATCCCATGGGTTTTGAGCTACCTGCTCTATCAGGCTTACACTCTTTGTTGTTACTAGATCTTCGTAACCAGAACTTCTCAAAAGGAGTTCTCCCAGATGACCTAGGCTCCTTATCCTCGTTGCAATGTTTATACCTTAGCGGTACCAACATTATTAGCTTGCCAACAAGCATCAGACGTCTTGGCCGGCTTCACACTCTTGAATTGATGGATTGCAAGGAGCTTAAAAGTTTGCCCAATCTCCCGAAAAATATCTATTCCATTAATGTAAGTGGATGCACATCATTAGAAACATTGCAGGATCAATCTACATTGCCTGGAAACCTTGCGTGGGTCATTTTAATGCATTGTGATACACTAGTAAAGAATCGGCCGGGCCTCCCCCTTGAACTTTTCAGAAATTATCTGAAg GGTGTTGGTGATTTCAAATGCACTATTGTTGTTCCTGGAACAGAGATTCCAGAGGAGTTTGGTTCTCAAAATAATATGGGGCATTATTATGTTCGAATCCAACCGAAGGCAGATTGGTATCTAAGGCTCAAGGGCTTTGTTGTATGTGCTGTTTTTGAAGCAAAGGCTCCTCCAATTGAAGCCGAAGTCCGTGTGGAATGTTACGGGATGCGCAATGGTGATGTAGTCTATGCCACGGATATCCTCATTAGCCGCTTCCAATTTCAGTCCAATCACATACTTTTGGATTGCATAGCACTTGGAGAAGATATAAATCATTTGAAAGCTTGGACTGAGatcatcttttattttaaaagttgtAGTCCTGAAATGTTTGCCCCAGTAAAATGCGCTGTGCATATGGAATATGAGAATCACGAAAGTGTTGGATTGAGAAAGAGAAGTCATCGTGACTATGACAACAAGGCAGACACAAAAGAACAGTTGAACCCTAAAAGGCTAAGAGACGTTGCGGGCCAACGGAGAGACTCTCAGTTTGAGCTATcagaaatttcaattcaaaatatACGAGATTCAGCAACTGAGTTGGGCATCATTCGCGATGTTTCAAGATCCAATCCTGAACTAGGGAGAAATTCATTCTGGCCAGTCTGGACTGATGGGAGGATGGAAGCTGTAGCATTCGATCATCCATGTTGTCGTACCATTTATTAA